The Chamaesiphon minutus PCC 6605 DNA window ACTTTCAAGGCTTAGTCCAACGCATCACCGACGGGAAAGCGGCGGTGCTATTTGAAGGTGGTAACTGGGATAAAATGGTTTCTTTTCGCCTCAGCGAAATCGAACTAGTAACTCCAGCGCAAAAATAATTCTTTAAAGAAACCAGCAGCATTCAAGATTTCTCTGTTCTTTCGCATATACACAAGTCTGCCAGACTTCGTTTTAGGTTGGGTTACCCCCCAACCCCCCCTTTATAATGGGGCTGGGGTGGGGTAACACAGACTATGCAGCAACTTAAACAACTCGTGTAGATACCGCTCCCCCACTCCCCGTTCACAATTGTGTTTGACTTACAAGGACTCAATATATACCTCATCGGCATGATGGGCTGTGGTAAGAGTACCGTCGCCCCATTACTCGCCGATCGATT harbors:
- a CDS encoding NAD(P)H dehydrogenase subunit NdhS; protein product: MILPGSTIRVKNNNDIYYNFQGLVQRITDGKAAVLFEGGNWDKMVSFRLSEIELVTPAQK